A genome region from Pygocentrus nattereri isolate fPygNat1 chromosome 6, fPygNat1.pri, whole genome shotgun sequence includes the following:
- the zic2a gene encoding zinc finger protein ZIC 2a, whose amino-acid sequence MLLDAGHQFPGLGVGTFARHHAASDMQDRDLSLAQNSFVDSAAHMGAFKLNHELSPGQSSAFTSQAPAYPAAALGAHAAHVTSYASSPFNSTRDFLFRSRGFGDSSPAGGQHALFGPAASSLHHSHADGQGHLLFPGIHEQHGSHGSPNVLNGQMRLGLAGEVFGRSDQYHQVSSPRTDPYSAAQLHNQYGSMNMNMGMNMAAHHHHHHPGAFFRYMRQQCIKQELICKWIDPEQLSSPKKSCNKTFSTMHELVTHVSVEHVGGPEQSNHVCFWEDCPRESKPFKAKYKLVNHIRVHTGEKPFPCPFPGCGKVFARSENLKIHKRTHTGEKPFQCEFEGCDRRFANSSDRKKHMHVHTSDKPYLCKMCDKSYTHPSSLRKHMKVHESSPPASDSSPAASSGYESSTPPGLVSPSTETQSNTNLSPSSAVHTSNGHSGLSSNFSEWYV is encoded by the exons ATGCTACTGGACGCTGGTCACCAGTTCCCCGGCTTGGGAGTTGGAACGTTTGCGAGGCACCACGCGGCCAGCGACATGCAGGACAGGGACTTGAGCTTAGCGCAGAACAGCTTCGTAGACTCGGCGGCGCACATGGGCGCCTTCAAACTCAATCACGAGCTATCCCCGGGACAGAGCTCGGCGTTCACATCCCAGGCGCCCGCCTACCCCGCCGCGGCGCTGGGCGCGCACGCCGCCCATGTCACGTCGTACGCCAGCTCGCCTTTCAACTCCACGCGGGACTTTCTGTTCCGCAGCCGCGGCTTCGGCGACTCGTCGCCGGCCGGCGGCCAGCACGCGCTCTTCGGCCCCGCCGCCAGCTCGCTCCACCACTCCCACGCGGACGGCCAGGGCCACCTCCTGTTCCCGGGCATCCACGAGCAGCACGGCTCGCACGGCTCCCCTAACGTGCTCAACGGGCAGATGCGCCTGGGTCTGGCGGGCGAGGTGTTCGGCCGCTCCGACCAGTACCACCAGGTGTCCAGCCCCAGGACCGATCCCTACTCGGCCGCGCAGCTGCACAACCAGTACGGCTCCATGAACATGAACATGGGCATGAACATGGCAgcgcaccaccaccaccaccaccccggCGCCTTCTTCCGCTACATGAGGCAGCAGTGCATCAAGCAAGAACTCATCTGCAAGTGGATCGACCCGGAGCAGCTGAGCAGCCCCAAGAAGAGTTGCAATAAAACTTTCAGCACCATGCACGAGCTCGTCACGCACGTCTCCGTGGAGCACGTCGGCGGACCGGAGCAAAGCAACCACGTCTGCTTCTGGGAGGACTGTCCGCGGGAGAGCAAGCCCTTCAAAGCCAAATACAAATTGGTCAACCACATTCGCGTGCACACGGGGGAGAAGCCATTCCCCTGTCCTTTCCCGGGCTGCGGCAAAGTCTTCGCGCGATCAGAGAATCTGAAGATCCACAAGAGGACGCATACAG GGGAGAAGCCGTTTCAGTGTGAGTTTGAAGGCTGCGACAGACGCTTCGCGAACAGCAGTGACCGAAAGAAGCACATGCACGTTCACACTTCAGACAAACCGTATCTGTGCAAAATGTGTGACAAGTCTTACACGCACCCCAGCTCTCTCCGAAAGCACATGAAG GTTCATGAATCGTCGCCGCCAGCATCGGACTCGTCGCCGGCAGCCAGCTCTGGCTATGAGTCCTCCACGCCCCCCGGCCTGGTGTCCCCCTCCACCGAGACCCAAAGCAACACCAATCTGTCGCCTTCGTCAGCGGTGCACACCTCAAACGGACACAGCGGCCTGTCGTCCAACTTCAGTGAGTGGTATGTGTAG